The Primulina eburnea isolate SZY01 chromosome 8, ASM2296580v1, whole genome shotgun sequence genome contains a region encoding:
- the LOC140837943 gene encoding protein PHR1-LIKE 1-like, producing the protein MKGMAQFDGFSSDFATEFPDYFPQIYGTQYQSAPPTTEDATQQQIVWPDHSSNTMISRLGPQTPAFYATESYMGLSEFGSQERNSTCCSQQFNHSYTKIPVYQEPGDGFMGYAPERSEPHFPPSNSLPIFREGLYDNPFGNLSMDEQILRLKNKLLGGDDDSDRRSPSVPFNENQDVGVSQNLYASPPSLAMHLRSNNSISLSPGAVSTSKTRIRWTQDLHDIFVESVNRLGGHDKATPKAILTLMDTEGLTIFHVKSHLQKYRNAKFIPESVEEKSEKKISTNNAAYIDIKTGMQLKEALQLQLDVQKRLHEQLESQGVLQMRIEEQAKQLKMMLDQQQKTTPSFTGSTDPNNNECPSFNISANMLEDPEIVDLDSCDDDKIFSSKIS; encoded by the exons ATGAAGGGGATGGCGCAGTTTGATGGGTTTTCCAGTGATTTTGCAACTGAATTTCCAGATTATTTTCCTCAAATTTATGGAACTCAGTATCAATCTGCACCGCCTACAACAGAAGATGCCACACAGCAGCAGATTGTGTGGCCTGATCATTCATCCAACACAATGATCAGCAGGTTAGGACCGCAGACTCCTGCTTTTTACGCAACCGAAAGTTATATGGGCTTATCTGAATTTGGTTCCCAAGAAAGGAACTCCACTTGTTGCTCCCAACAATTCAACCATTCTTACACAAAAATACCGGTGTACCAAGAGCCTGGTGATGGCTTCATGGGATATGCACCAGAAAGAAGTGAGCCCCATTTTCCACCAAGCAACAGCCTGCCGATTTTTCGCGAAGGTTTGTATGATAATCCATTTGGAAACTTGTCTATGGATGAACAGATACTACGCCTGAAAAACAAGCTATTGGGTGGTGATGATGATTCAGATAGGAGAAGCCCTTCTGTTCCATTCAATGAAAATCAAGATGTTGGA GTGTCCCAAAATTTATACGCATCTCCTCCTTCACTTGCGATGCATCTAAGATCGAATAATAGTATTTCTTTGTCACCCGGAGCTGTCTCAACTAGCAAGACTCGAATCAGGTGGACTCAAGATCTTCACGATATATTTGTTGAGAGTGTGAATCGACTCGGTGGTCATGACA AGGCAACACCAAAGGCAATACTGACACTTATGGATACTGAGGGCCTGACCATATTTCATGTGAAAAGCCATCTACAG AAATATCGTAACGCAAAGTTTATACCAGAATCTGTGGAAG AAAAATCTGAGAAGAAGATTAGTACAAATAATGCAGCATATATCGACATCAAAAC AGGAATGCAACTGAAGGAGGCGTTGCAACTCCAATTAGATGTACAAAAGCGTCTTCATGAGCAGCTAGAG TCTCAAGGAGTCTTACAGATGAGGATTGAAGAACAAGCCAAACAATTGAAAATGATGCTTGATCAGCAACAAAAAACAACACCAAGTTTCACGGGGTCCACTGATCCGAACAACAACGAATGTCCTAGTTTTAACATCTCGGCTAACATGCTTGAAGATCCAGAGATCGTCGATTTAGACAGTTGTGACGATGATAAAATTTTCTCATCCAAGATAAGCTAG